A section of the Rossellomorea marisflavi genome encodes:
- a CDS encoding chromate transporter: protein MKQWQLFLAFFRVGMLGFGGGPSSIPLFHKEVVEKYKWMSDDEFSDTLALANALPGPIATKMAGYIGHRVGGVLGMLVSIIATSVPTVLLLILMLTALNSYKDRPWVHGMSQAVVPVVAVMLGVLTWDFVKKSKKSLGWKITIGLLAVSLLLLSGLGVHPGIVIAVLLGLALMSKKPVNEKQVKAS, encoded by the coding sequence ATGAAACAGTGGCAGTTATTTCTGGCATTTTTCCGCGTAGGGATGCTTGGATTCGGGGGAGGTCCTTCCTCCATACCACTATTTCATAAAGAAGTAGTCGAGAAATACAAATGGATGAGTGACGATGAGTTTTCGGATACCCTCGCTTTGGCAAATGCCCTGCCTGGACCGATTGCAACGAAGATGGCCGGTTATATCGGGCATCGGGTCGGGGGAGTGCTGGGCATGCTCGTGAGCATCATCGCCACAAGCGTCCCGACCGTCCTGCTCTTGATCCTGATGCTGACGGCATTGAATTCCTATAAAGACCGCCCGTGGGTCCACGGGATGTCTCAGGCGGTCGTCCCAGTGGTCGCGGTCATGCTCGGTGTCCTGACGTGGGACTTTGTGAAAAAGTCAAAAAAGAGCCTTGGCTGGAAGATCACAATCGGACTTTTGGCAGTGAGCCTTTTGCTCCTCTCAGGACTTGGGGTTCACCCGGGAATTGTAATTGCAGTGTTACTCGGGCTTGCCCTTATGTCCAAGAAACCTGTGAATGAAAAGCAGGTGAAAGCTTCATGA
- a CDS encoding ABC transporter ATP-binding protein, whose protein sequence is MSALREKPSILKLEGVKKYYPIKGGMLKRIQGHVKAVEEVSLELFEGESLGVVGESGCGKSTLGRTILGLEDVTDGKVIFQGKEVQSLSNRQRFPFKKQMQMIFQDPYASLNPRQKIGAALEEVFVIHTDLSASERKKKVIDLLKEVGLKEDHYDRLPHEFSGGQRQRIGIARAIALNPSVVVCDEAVSALDVSVQAQVLKLLKTLQSKYGLTYLFISHDLGVVRYFCSRVMVMYLGNTAELASAEQLYTNPLHPYTKALLSSIPRPSIQKDRKRIRLEGEIPNPANPPSGCAFHTRCPIATDLCKQKKPEWRDMGDQHFVACHHVEKGREVL, encoded by the coding sequence ATGTCTGCACTACGAGAGAAACCGTCCATTCTTAAACTCGAAGGAGTCAAAAAATATTACCCGATCAAAGGCGGGATGCTGAAACGCATCCAAGGTCATGTGAAGGCCGTAGAAGAGGTCTCCCTTGAGTTATTCGAAGGTGAGAGCCTTGGAGTCGTAGGGGAATCAGGGTGCGGGAAGTCAACCCTCGGCCGTACGATCCTCGGGCTTGAGGATGTCACGGACGGGAAGGTCATCTTCCAGGGGAAAGAGGTTCAGAGCCTCTCGAATCGACAGCGTTTTCCATTCAAGAAGCAGATGCAGATGATCTTCCAGGATCCATACGCTTCCCTGAACCCGAGGCAAAAGATCGGAGCGGCACTTGAAGAAGTATTTGTCATCCATACGGATCTTTCAGCCTCTGAGCGCAAGAAGAAAGTGATAGACTTATTGAAAGAGGTCGGACTGAAGGAAGATCACTATGATCGTCTACCCCATGAATTCAGTGGAGGTCAGCGTCAGCGGATCGGCATCGCCCGCGCCATTGCGTTAAATCCCTCCGTTGTTGTATGTGATGAAGCTGTGTCGGCACTCGATGTATCTGTGCAGGCGCAGGTTCTGAAGCTCCTGAAGACCCTCCAGTCCAAATATGGGTTGACGTATCTCTTCATCTCCCATGATCTCGGTGTCGTCCGCTACTTCTGCAGCCGGGTCATGGTGATGTACCTTGGCAATACGGCTGAACTAGCTTCAGCGGAACAGCTGTATACCAATCCGCTGCATCCTTATACGAAAGCACTATTATCATCGATTCCAAGGCCCTCCATTCAAAAAGACCGTAAGCGCATCCGCCTGGAGGGGGAGATTCCAAATCCGGCCAATCCACCATCAGGCTGTGCGTTCCATACGCGATGTCCCATCGCTACAGACCTATGCAAACAGAAGAAACCCGAATGGCGGGACATGGGCGATCAGCATTTTGTCGCCTGTCATCATGTAGAAAAAGGACGTGAGGTTTTATGA
- a CDS encoding chromate transporter — protein MTYVHIFMAFFVPNILGYGGGPSSIPLIQAEVVDRYGWLTDSQFSEMLALANALPGPINTKMAGYIGYQQGGVLGAAIGLFSTIAPSLLLMLFLLGLLMKFKDSPKVKNMTTIVRPTIAILLGIMTMEFLVDSYGGIGIVQTLIIGVASYLLLERWKVSPALVIGGALVYGAVFLGG, from the coding sequence ATGACATATGTGCATATTTTCATGGCTTTCTTTGTTCCGAATATTTTAGGGTATGGCGGCGGGCCGTCCTCGATCCCCCTCATCCAGGCGGAGGTCGTGGACCGGTACGGATGGCTGACGGATAGTCAGTTCAGTGAAATGCTCGCCCTTGCCAATGCGCTTCCGGGTCCGATCAATACGAAAATGGCCGGCTATATCGGCTATCAGCAGGGCGGTGTACTGGGGGCCGCGATCGGGTTGTTCTCGACGATTGCTCCTTCGCTTCTGCTGATGCTGTTCTTGCTCGGGTTGTTGATGAAGTTTAAAGATTCTCCTAAGGTGAAGAACATGACAACGATCGTCAGGCCGACGATTGCGATCCTTCTTGGCATCATGACGATGGAATTCCTTGTGGATTCGTATGGTGGGATCGGGATTGTGCAGACGTTGATCATCGGGGTTGCCAGCTATCTCTTGTTGGAGAGGTGGAAGGTTAGTCCTGCGTTGGTGATCGGCGGGGCGCTCGTGTACGGCGCTGTGTTCCTTGGAGGATAA
- the serC gene encoding 3-phosphoserine/phosphohydroxythreonine transaminase, with amino-acid sequence MKQVFNFSAGPAVLPRPVLEKVQKELLNYSGTDMSVMELSHRSGPFEEIIQGAEALLRELMDIPEEYEVLFLQGGASLQFSMIPMNLLAEHGVADYIVTGSWSKKAVKEAGKIGTIHRIESPGDIPAYTKEDFSPEAAYVHITSNNTIEGTRYASYPETGGIPLVADMSSHILSEPIDVSSFGLIYAGAQKNLGPSGVTVAIVRKDLIGKAPETCPTMLKYETYVENGSMFNTPPTFAIYVLKLVLEWVKENGGVAGMEALNREKAGLLYSCIDESSLFSNPVPEASRSLMNIPFTTASDKVNKLFLEQAKRRGFEFLKGHRSVGGMRASLYNAMPLEGVRALVDFMKEFEADQGGTSHVDH; translated from the coding sequence TTGAAGCAAGTGTTCAATTTTTCTGCAGGTCCAGCGGTTCTTCCCCGTCCAGTATTGGAAAAAGTACAAAAAGAATTATTGAACTACAGCGGGACTGACATGTCTGTCATGGAGTTGAGTCATCGTTCCGGTCCGTTCGAAGAAATCATCCAGGGTGCTGAAGCATTGCTGAGGGAGCTTATGGACATTCCTGAAGAGTATGAAGTTCTTTTTCTTCAAGGAGGCGCCTCTCTGCAGTTTTCCATGATCCCGATGAATCTTCTTGCGGAACATGGTGTCGCTGACTACATCGTGACGGGAAGCTGGTCGAAGAAAGCCGTCAAGGAAGCGGGAAAAATCGGAACCATCCATCGAATAGAGTCACCGGGAGACATTCCCGCTTATACGAAAGAAGATTTCTCTCCTGAGGCGGCGTACGTCCACATCACGTCCAACAATACAATAGAAGGTACGAGGTACGCCTCTTATCCCGAAACAGGCGGCATTCCCCTCGTGGCGGATATGTCATCCCATATCCTCTCGGAACCGATCGATGTGTCTTCGTTCGGTTTGATTTATGCAGGGGCTCAGAAGAACCTTGGTCCATCCGGGGTGACTGTTGCCATCGTCCGCAAGGATCTCATCGGAAAAGCACCGGAGACATGCCCGACCATGTTGAAGTACGAAACGTATGTGGAGAACGGATCCATGTTCAATACACCTCCTACATTCGCTATCTATGTGCTTAAGCTCGTGCTTGAGTGGGTGAAGGAAAACGGTGGTGTTGCAGGCATGGAGGCACTAAACCGGGAAAAAGCGGGATTGCTCTATAGTTGTATTGATGAATCCAGTCTGTTCTCCAACCCTGTTCCGGAAGCGAGCCGTTCCCTGATGAACATCCCGTTCACCACGGCCAGTGATAAAGTGAATAAACTCTTCCTGGAACAGGCGAAACGGCGCGGATTCGAGTTCCTGAAAGGTCATCGTTCCGTCGGCGGAATGCGGGCTAGCCTCTATAACGCCATGCCCCTTGAAGGAGTGAGGGCACTGGTTGATTTCATGAAAGAATTCGAAGCAGACCAAGGAGGAACATCACATGTTGACCATTAA
- a CDS encoding potassium channel family protein, giving the protein MKKQFAVIGLGKFGGNLVEELSRLDTEVLAIDLHEEVVQRYADVATHAVQANAMDESVLRSLGLRNFDHVIVSFGESVEASILTTLLLKELGVKEVWVKASNAYHQKVLERIGADKVIHPERDMAKKIAHHMTSEKIIDYIELSKEHSIVEVRASSKVANRTLMDLDVRARYGCNIIAIHRGDEVIVSPSADDTVELEDLLIVIGHNRDINRFEKEGV; this is encoded by the coding sequence ATGAAGAAGCAATTCGCCGTTATCGGCCTTGGAAAATTCGGGGGGAACCTGGTGGAGGAATTGAGCAGGCTTGATACAGAGGTACTGGCAATCGATCTGCACGAAGAGGTCGTTCAGCGCTACGCGGATGTGGCGACACACGCCGTCCAGGCCAACGCCATGGATGAGTCCGTTTTGAGGTCCCTGGGACTACGTAACTTCGATCACGTGATCGTTTCGTTCGGGGAAAGCGTGGAGGCGAGCATCCTGACGACACTGCTTCTGAAAGAGCTGGGTGTCAAGGAGGTCTGGGTGAAGGCCTCAAACGCGTATCATCAAAAAGTGCTTGAAAGGATCGGTGCCGATAAGGTCATCCATCCTGAACGGGATATGGCGAAGAAAATCGCTCACCATATGACATCGGAGAAAATCATCGATTACATCGAGCTTTCTAAGGAGCACAGCATCGTAGAGGTCAGGGCTTCATCCAAAGTCGCGAACCGCACGCTCATGGACCTGGATGTCCGGGCACGGTATGGATGCAATATCATTGCCATCCATCGCGGGGATGAAGTCATTGTCTCACCTAGCGCTGACGATACGGTTGAACTGGAAGATCTGTTGATTGTCATCGGACATAATCGCGATATCAATCGATTCGAAAAAGAAGGGGTATAA
- a CDS encoding DUF1206 domain-containing protein: MADITSVLPSGKDNSKDIKPWIRGFARIGFISRGLVYMLIGALAVMAAFGVGGSTSDSNGAFAAIASKPFGEVLLWIVGIGLLGVVIWSLIQAITDPEYHGDQGKSIVRRVTHIFTGAAYGILGFNAIAIALHAKGGSSSEQTMSAKLLSQPFGQWIVGIVGLAIIGFALHELYSAYTEKFAKQFKKGSMSKHEWKFSKRTGKIGLTARGIVFLLVGYFFIRTAITADPDKTKGLDGALSEIAQQPFGQWLLAIVAAGLFLYGVFEILRGKNRHLSIF, from the coding sequence ATGGCTGACATTACATCGGTCCTGCCTTCCGGTAAGGACAATTCAAAGGATATCAAACCCTGGATCAGGGGGTTCGCCCGCATAGGATTCATATCAAGGGGGCTCGTCTACATGCTGATCGGCGCCCTCGCCGTCATGGCGGCATTCGGAGTGGGCGGCAGCACATCCGACTCGAACGGGGCCTTCGCAGCCATTGCATCAAAGCCTTTCGGTGAGGTATTATTATGGATCGTCGGCATCGGACTTCTCGGCGTGGTCATCTGGAGCCTCATCCAAGCCATTACCGATCCCGAATACCACGGGGACCAGGGAAAATCCATCGTGCGGAGGGTGACCCACATCTTCACGGGTGCCGCTTACGGGATCCTCGGCTTCAATGCCATCGCCATCGCCCTTCACGCCAAAGGCGGCTCCAGTTCCGAGCAGACCATGTCTGCAAAGCTCCTATCCCAACCTTTCGGTCAGTGGATCGTGGGCATCGTCGGGCTGGCCATCATCGGATTCGCCCTTCACGAACTGTACTCTGCGTATACAGAAAAATTCGCGAAGCAGTTCAAGAAAGGCAGCATGTCAAAGCACGAGTGGAAATTCAGCAAAAGGACAGGAAAAATCGGCCTCACTGCCCGAGGCATCGTATTCCTTCTCGTAGGCTACTTCTTCATCCGTACCGCCATCACGGCTGATCCCGATAAAACCAAGGGACTGGACGGGGCACTATCCGAAATTGCCCAGCAGCCTTTTGGACAATGGCTGCTCGCCATCGTGGCAGCTGGACTGTTCCTCTACGGGGTCTTCGAGATCCTCAGAGGGAAGAATCGACATTTAAGCATATTCTAA
- a CDS encoding ABC transporter ATP-binding protein, with product MKTDLLSVKNMVTAFRTANGEVSAVRGISFTVKKGETLCVVGESGCGKSITSLSVMGLLPSNGSIKEGSIEFAGNDLVTYSPEQLRKIRGKDMSMIFQEPMTALNPVLTIGYQLREPLMLHKQIGKSEANRQGIDLLKQVGIPYPEKRMKQYPHELSGGMRQRVMIAIALACSPKLLIADEPTTALDVTIQAQILDLIQDAKEQYGMGVMMITHDMGVVAEVADRVMVMYAGEKIEEGNVESIFGNPQHPYTKGLLNSVPNLDDPDFELEAIPGSLPNIDEQISGCRFHPRCPYAMDRCKSETPPEYIVAGEHKVKCWLQEADEDVCTTRETVHS from the coding sequence ATGAAGACAGATCTATTATCTGTAAAGAATATGGTCACAGCCTTCCGCACAGCTAACGGAGAAGTATCTGCCGTGCGGGGCATCTCCTTCACGGTGAAAAAAGGAGAGACGCTTTGTGTCGTAGGGGAGTCGGGATGCGGGAAGAGCATCACCTCCCTCTCCGTCATGGGGCTGCTTCCAAGCAATGGCTCGATTAAAGAGGGAAGTATTGAGTTCGCCGGGAATGATCTTGTTACCTATTCACCAGAGCAGCTCAGGAAGATCAGGGGAAAGGACATGTCGATGATCTTCCAGGAACCGATGACTGCCTTGAACCCGGTCCTCACGATCGGTTACCAGCTCAGGGAGCCGCTGATGCTGCATAAACAGATCGGTAAGAGCGAGGCAAACAGACAAGGGATCGATCTTCTGAAGCAAGTAGGGATTCCCTATCCTGAAAAACGGATGAAGCAGTATCCCCATGAACTTAGCGGCGGGATGAGGCAGCGGGTGATGATTGCAATCGCCCTCGCCTGCTCCCCGAAGCTCCTGATTGCCGATGAACCGACGACTGCACTGGATGTGACGATCCAGGCCCAGATCCTCGATCTGATCCAGGACGCGAAAGAGCAGTACGGGATGGGCGTCATGATGATCACCCATGACATGGGTGTCGTCGCTGAAGTCGCTGATCGCGTCATGGTCATGTATGCAGGAGAAAAGATTGAAGAGGGGAACGTGGAGTCCATCTTCGGAAATCCACAGCATCCCTACACAAAGGGGCTGCTTAACTCGGTCCCGAACCTGGATGACCCGGACTTTGAACTTGAAGCGATACCGGGATCCCTGCCGAACATCGATGAGCAGATCAGCGGCTGCAGGTTCCACCCCCGCTGTCCATATGCAATGGACCGTTGTAAATCCGAGACACCGCCTGAATACATCGTGGCGGGTGAACACAAGGTGAAATGCTGGCTACAGGAGGCTGATGAGGATGTCTGCACTACGAGAGAAACCGTCCATTCTTAA
- a CDS encoding TrkH family potassium uptake protein — translation MKYRVIHLSPPQLLVAVFAFFIMVGMALLKLPISTTEPITWLEALFTTTSAMTVTGLAVVDTGSVYTVFGQIVVMCLIQLGGLGIMSFAVLIVMMLGKKIGFKERLLLQQSLNQTSVGGVIMLVRYLFIFSLLVEGIGMTFLATQWVPRYGWSEGLFYSLFHSVSAFNNAGFGLWPDNMMRFVGNPVITFTLSFLFIIGGVGFTVLVDAWKSRTFKKLSLHSKIMILGTLLINVVATIVIFVLEYNNPGTLGPLSLGDKGLASYFQAVTPRTAGFNTLDYGEMESPTLFFTVLLMFIGAGSASTGGGIKLTTFLMILLAVGAFLRDKKEVKIFRRSIDQSVILKSLAISTLSVLLVVGSLFILTISEKGADFLTLLFEVVSAFGTVGLSMNFSPELSTVGKWVIIFVMFAGKMGPLTLAYSLSRPGKEKIRYPKEDILTG, via the coding sequence ATGAAATACAGGGTCATTCATTTAAGTCCACCGCAGCTGCTGGTGGCGGTCTTCGCCTTTTTCATCATGGTGGGAATGGCTCTGTTGAAGCTTCCCATCTCGACGACTGAGCCAATCACGTGGCTCGAAGCCCTTTTTACCACAACTTCAGCCATGACGGTGACGGGGCTTGCCGTTGTCGATACCGGCTCCGTCTACACCGTTTTCGGCCAGATTGTCGTCATGTGCCTCATACAGCTTGGGGGACTGGGCATCATGTCGTTCGCCGTCCTTATCGTCATGATGCTCGGGAAGAAAATCGGATTCAAGGAAAGGCTGTTGCTACAGCAGTCGTTGAATCAGACCTCTGTTGGAGGGGTGATCATGCTCGTGAGATACCTTTTCATCTTTTCATTGCTGGTGGAAGGGATCGGAATGACGTTCCTCGCTACTCAGTGGGTGCCCCGATACGGGTGGTCAGAAGGGTTGTTTTATAGTCTGTTCCATTCTGTTTCTGCTTTTAATAACGCCGGCTTCGGCTTGTGGCCCGACAACATGATGAGGTTTGTGGGGAACCCCGTCATCACCTTCACGCTATCATTCCTTTTCATTATCGGCGGAGTGGGGTTCACGGTGTTGGTGGACGCATGGAAATCCCGTACGTTCAAGAAGCTGTCCCTCCATTCGAAAATCATGATCTTGGGTACGCTGTTGATCAATGTTGTGGCAACGATCGTCATCTTCGTCCTGGAATATAATAACCCGGGTACCCTCGGCCCTCTTTCTCTCGGTGACAAAGGGTTGGCTTCCTACTTTCAGGCAGTTACACCGAGGACGGCAGGGTTCAATACACTTGATTACGGGGAAATGGAAAGTCCGACTCTTTTCTTTACAGTCCTTCTTATGTTTATCGGAGCAGGGAGCGCCTCTACAGGCGGGGGGATCAAGCTTACGACATTCCTGATGATCCTTCTAGCGGTCGGTGCCTTCTTGAGGGATAAAAAAGAAGTCAAGATCTTCCGGCGCTCCATTGATCAATCGGTCATCCTGAAATCCCTTGCGATCTCCACGCTTAGCGTCCTTTTGGTGGTAGGGTCCCTGTTCATCCTTACCATCTCGGAAAAAGGAGCGGATTTCCTCACGCTACTATTCGAAGTGGTATCGGCTTTCGGAACCGTGGGCTTGTCCATGAACTTCAGTCCGGAGTTGAGCACCGTCGGGAAGTGGGTCATCATCTTCGTCATGTTCGCAGGGAAGATGGGTCCGTTGACACTCGCCTACTCCCTCTCACGGCCGGGTAAAGAGAAGATCCGCTATCCAAAAGAAGATATACTGACAGGATAA
- a CDS encoding dicarboxylate/amino acid:cation symporter, translating into MKTLWTKYKSISLITKITVALILGVIAGVTFGEHAASISILGDILIHLLSFLIIPLILFTLMTGVNQTSIKELGKTGSKVFLYYLLSSAFAIIVGLAVASIFQPGTGMELDQSQSFDVPDDPGLKSVFLSIIPDNIIKAFTELNLLGIIFTAIVFGTAISYLRSTKEYGELGEHVFKVIEGLNEASLAIMKAILHYLPIGIFAIMAKTVGEQGAGTLLSLGNMIMVLYIALIVQLLLYTVAMIMVKINPLSFYSKARTPMITAFVTQSSTGTLPLSLQAARYMGIPKSLYGLSLPLGATINMDGAAIRIAVSAVFAANVVGDPLSLTDMALVVVVGTLASIGTAGVPGAGILMIATVFTQIGLPMEAVALLTAIDALVGMGCTAINITGDLAGTSIIHRLSGRKK; encoded by the coding sequence ATGAAGACATTATGGACGAAATACAAGAGCATATCCCTGATCACGAAAATCACCGTCGCCCTGATCCTCGGGGTCATAGCAGGCGTGACCTTCGGAGAGCACGCCGCCTCCATTTCCATCCTGGGGGACATCCTTATCCATCTCCTGTCGTTCCTGATCATCCCCCTTATCCTCTTCACACTCATGACAGGTGTGAACCAAACAAGCATCAAGGAACTCGGGAAAACGGGGAGCAAAGTGTTCCTTTACTATCTTCTTTCATCCGCCTTCGCCATCATCGTGGGGTTGGCTGTCGCGAGCATCTTCCAACCAGGGACCGGAATGGAGCTCGACCAATCCCAGTCATTCGATGTTCCCGATGATCCGGGCTTGAAAAGCGTCTTCCTGTCGATCATTCCAGACAATATCATAAAAGCCTTCACAGAGCTTAACCTGTTGGGGATCATCTTCACTGCCATCGTGTTCGGGACCGCCATCTCCTATTTGCGTTCCACGAAAGAATACGGTGAACTGGGGGAGCACGTATTCAAAGTCATCGAGGGACTCAATGAAGCGAGTCTCGCCATCATGAAGGCGATCCTGCACTATCTCCCTATCGGCATTTTCGCCATCATGGCCAAAACGGTCGGAGAACAGGGTGCAGGGACACTACTATCCCTCGGCAACATGATCATGGTCCTGTATATCGCACTCATCGTCCAGCTGCTTCTCTACACCGTTGCCATGATCATGGTCAAGATTAACCCCCTTTCGTTTTATTCAAAGGCACGCACTCCCATGATCACTGCCTTTGTGACACAAAGCAGCACCGGCACCCTTCCTTTATCTCTTCAGGCAGCCAGGTACATGGGGATTCCTAAAAGCCTCTATGGATTAAGCCTTCCCCTCGGGGCGACAATCAACATGGATGGTGCCGCGATCCGCATTGCGGTATCCGCGGTCTTCGCCGCAAACGTCGTCGGTGATCCGCTGAGCCTGACAGATATGGCTCTCGTCGTGGTCGTCGGAACCCTTGCCTCCATTGGAACGGCAGGCGTACCGGGAGCAGGCATCCTCATGATTGCCACGGTGTTCACCCAAATCGGCCTTCCCATGGAAGCCGTTGCCCTCCTGACCGCCATAGATGCCCTCGTAGGCATGGGCTGCACTGCCATCAACATTACCGGTGACCTTGCAGGAACGTCGATCATTCATCGGTTGAGCGGTAGAAAGAAATAG
- a CDS encoding gamma-glutamyltransferase family protein, translating to MNMDHLYQPYSSIRNTVFAKKGMVATSQPLASQAGLEILQKGGNAIDAAIATAAALTVVEPTSNGIGGDAFALVWVKGELHGLNASGPSPASISIEAVKEKGHETMPVHGAIPITVPGAPSAWAELSERFGKLPLTEVLAPAIAYAEEGYPISPVLGKYWSLAHKKFSESFKGEEYQAWFDTFAPEGRAPEIGEVWSSKGHAETLRSIAETKAESFYRGELAGQIAEAVQQGGGFLSKEDLASYRPQWVNPISTDYKGYDVWEIPPNGQGLVTLMGLNIMKGFDVTEKESIDTYHKQIEAMKLAFTDGKAFITEEKDMPVSVQHLLSEEYAEARRSVIGEDAITPTEYEPPKGGTVYLATADGEGNMVSFIQSNYMGFGSGIVVPGTGIGLQNRGHDFSLDPAHPNALQPGKKTYHTIIPGFLTKAGEAVGPFGVMGGYMQPQGHFQVVMNTIDFHLNPQAALDAPRWQWMKGKQVAVEPTFPNHIAQALARRGHEILVATDHGSFGRGQIIWRNPTNGVLMGGTESRTDGAISAW from the coding sequence ATGAATATGGATCACCTGTATCAACCGTATTCCTCCATACGTAACACAGTGTTTGCCAAAAAAGGAATGGTGGCGACTTCTCAGCCCCTCGCCTCCCAGGCAGGTTTGGAGATCCTCCAAAAAGGAGGGAACGCCATCGATGCAGCCATCGCCACGGCTGCAGCCCTGACCGTCGTCGAACCGACTTCGAACGGAATCGGTGGGGACGCATTCGCCCTTGTATGGGTGAAGGGAGAACTTCACGGACTCAATGCAAGTGGTCCATCCCCTGCATCCATTTCCATTGAGGCTGTGAAGGAAAAAGGACACGAGACCATGCCGGTACACGGCGCGATTCCCATCACGGTCCCGGGAGCTCCGTCGGCATGGGCAGAACTTTCGGAACGCTTCGGCAAACTGCCATTGACCGAGGTGTTGGCACCGGCGATCGCCTATGCAGAAGAAGGGTATCCAATCAGCCCGGTACTCGGTAAGTATTGGAGCCTCGCCCATAAGAAGTTCAGCGAATCTTTCAAAGGGGAGGAATATCAAGCGTGGTTCGACACCTTTGCCCCCGAAGGAAGGGCTCCGGAAATCGGGGAAGTATGGTCTTCGAAAGGTCATGCGGAAACCCTCCGCTCCATTGCCGAAACGAAGGCAGAAAGCTTCTACCGGGGTGAATTGGCCGGACAAATAGCTGAAGCTGTCCAACAGGGCGGAGGCTTCTTGTCAAAAGAGGACCTTGCCTCCTACCGACCACAATGGGTGAATCCGATTTCTACTGATTATAAAGGATACGATGTGTGGGAAATCCCACCGAATGGCCAGGGCCTTGTCACCCTCATGGGGCTGAACATCATGAAGGGCTTTGACGTCACGGAGAAGGAGAGCATCGATACATACCATAAACAAATCGAAGCCATGAAGCTCGCCTTTACCGACGGAAAAGCGTTCATCACAGAAGAGAAGGATATGCCCGTTTCCGTTCAGCATCTCCTGAGCGAAGAATATGCCGAAGCAAGGCGCTCTGTCATCGGGGAAGACGCCATCACCCCGACGGAATATGAGCCTCCCAAAGGGGGAACCGTATACCTAGCCACTGCTGATGGGGAAGGGAATATGGTTTCATTCATTCAGAGCAATTACATGGGCTTCGGATCCGGAATCGTGGTGCCTGGCACCGGGATCGGACTGCAAAACCGCGGTCATGATTTCTCCTTGGATCCGGCGCATCCGAATGCCCTTCAACCTGGAAAGAAGACATACCATACGATCATTCCCGGCTTCCTGACAAAAGCAGGTGAAGCTGTAGGGCCATTCGGCGTCATGGGAGGCTACATGCAGCCTCAAGGTCATTTTCAAGTCGTCATGAACACCATTGATTTTCATCTTAATCCACAGGCTGCCCTCGATGCACCAAGATGGCAGTGGATGAAGGGGAAACAGGTAGCTGTCGAACCGACATTCCCGAATCACATCGCACAAGCACTTGCCCGGCGCGGTCACGAGATTCTGGTCGCGACCGATCACGGTTCATTTGGCCGGGGGCAAATCATTTGGAGAAACCCTACCAATGGTGTTTTAATGGGAGGGACGGAATCCCGTACGGACGGGGCCATCTCCGCTTGGTAG